From a single Mucilaginibacter terrenus genomic region:
- a CDS encoding glycosyltransferase — MPDKPLNIFYAEPDPDRWIRFDRYPRRFIRRVVRGKQRPGGVMTVALNLMRGLDKMNVPYRFNDYRYLKKHPEEIACIIGKPHLLFERQWNNPVILGAGIYSHPIDRPNLFTEFPNVKRFLVPGEWMREMCAPYYGDKVLAWPTGIDTDIWTTIPGEKTTDFLIYDKVRWERERLEQELIEPLKQTLSNKGLITEYIKYGNYTHDELRDKLSRAKAVLFLCEHETQGLAYQQILATNTPILAWDRGGYWQDPEYYPERVKYQPVSSVPYWDERCGERFTDMNDFEASLNTFLQNIDRFSPRNYVLENLTLEICAKKYLQIAEDVYKELNAR, encoded by the coding sequence ATGCCAGATAAGCCGTTAAATATTTTTTATGCAGAACCTGACCCGGACAGGTGGATCAGGTTTGACCGGTATCCGAGGCGATTTATTCGCAGGGTAGTCAGAGGAAAACAACGACCCGGCGGGGTGATGACCGTAGCGCTCAACCTCATGCGGGGATTGGACAAGATGAACGTACCCTATCGGTTTAATGATTACAGGTATCTTAAAAAACATCCGGAGGAGATTGCCTGCATTATAGGCAAGCCACACTTGTTATTTGAACGACAATGGAATAACCCGGTAATTTTAGGAGCAGGCATCTACTCCCATCCTATTGACAGGCCAAACCTTTTTACAGAGTTCCCCAACGTTAAACGATTTTTGGTACCCGGGGAGTGGATGCGGGAAATGTGCGCGCCTTACTACGGCGATAAAGTACTGGCTTGGCCAACAGGAATAGACACAGACATTTGGACCACAATACCAGGCGAAAAAACTACTGACTTCCTGATATATGATAAGGTAAGATGGGAACGGGAAAGGCTTGAACAGGAACTTATTGAACCTTTGAAACAAACGCTTTCTAACAAAGGCCTCATAACCGAGTACATTAAATACGGGAACTATACACACGACGAGTTACGGGACAAACTCTCACGGGCAAAAGCAGTATTGTTTTTATGCGAGCACGAAACGCAAGGATTGGCTTACCAGCAAATATTGGCAACAAATACACCTATTCTTGCCTGGGACAGAGGTGGCTACTGGCAAGACCCGGAATACTACCCCGAAAGGGTGAAGTATCAGCCTGTAAGTTCCGTCCCTTATTGGGATGAACGGTGCGGTGAGAGATTCACGGACATGAATGACTTTGAAGCTTCGCTGAATACCTTTCTACAAAACATAGATAGATTTTCGCCAAGAAATTACGTGCTGGAGAATTTAACGTTAGAGATATGCGCGAAAAAGTATTTGCAGATAGCTGAGGATGTTTACAAAGAACTGAATGCTAGATGA
- a CDS encoding glycosyltransferase: protein MKILLIMDPGIPVPPMLYGGHERLVYLFAEEYHRLGHEVTLLAGPDSYCNGTTITFGTNDLERSNATKNKEIVSVWKYLHHNKKSFDLVHNFGRLIYLLPILNGNLKKLMTYGRPVSRKGIKLFTTLPNRNLLFTACSNYCVSTGNVAGSWNTVYNAIDFSRYEVNDVLNFNMPLMFLGRLDKIKGVHTAIEVAKATGNNLILAGNVSHTSDNLAYFKTLIEPQIDGEQIRYVGPLNDLQKNNYLRQSKALLFPIEWDEPFGLVMIEAMACGTPVIAFKRGSVPEVVQEGVNGFVVQDKAGMVKKTSELAKIDRLRCRQNAESRFDVKVIASEYLSLVNG from the coding sequence ATGAAAATCCTGTTGATAATGGATCCGGGCATACCTGTACCGCCAATGCTATACGGCGGACACGAACGACTGGTATACCTTTTTGCTGAAGAGTATCACCGTCTGGGGCATGAGGTGACCTTATTAGCGGGGCCAGACTCTTACTGCAACGGAACAACAATCACCTTTGGCACCAATGACCTGGAACGTTCGAATGCGACAAAGAACAAGGAAATCGTTTCTGTTTGGAAGTACCTGCATCACAACAAAAAAAGCTTCGATCTGGTACATAATTTTGGCAGGCTGATCTATCTGTTGCCGATCCTCAACGGCAATTTAAAAAAGCTAATGACCTACGGGCGGCCGGTATCACGAAAGGGGATTAAGTTGTTTACAACTCTGCCGAACCGTAATCTGTTATTTACCGCCTGCAGTAACTATTGTGTATCTACCGGTAACGTGGCCGGCAGCTGGAACACCGTTTACAATGCGATAGACTTTAGTCGCTACGAGGTAAATGATGTGCTTAATTTTAATATGCCGTTGATGTTCCTGGGCAGGCTGGACAAGATTAAGGGAGTACACACAGCTATTGAAGTAGCAAAGGCAACAGGCAACAACCTTATCCTTGCGGGTAACGTGTCACACACCTCTGATAACCTGGCGTACTTTAAAACCCTGATAGAACCACAGATCGACGGTGAACAAATACGGTATGTTGGCCCACTAAATGATCTACAAAAGAACAATTACCTGCGACAATCAAAGGCCCTTTTGTTCCCTATAGAATGGGATGAACCATTTGGCCTGGTAATGATAGAAGCGATGGCCTGCGGCACGCCTGTGATTGCTTTTAAGCGCGGTTCCGTGCCGGAAGTAGTTCAGGAAGGTGTTAACGGCTTTGTTGTACAGGATAAAGCGGGAATGGTAAAAAAGACATCAGAACTGGCGAAAATAGATCGGTTAAGGTGCCGCCAAAATGCGGAGAGCAGATTTGATGTTAAAGTGATAGCCTCCGAATATCTTTCACTTGTTAATGGCTAA
- a CDS encoding glycosyltransferase: MAKKVLLITSGQPSLNPRLVKEADALTDAGYHVTVLYAYWNNWGTELDTKLLTQKKWMAIRVGGDPVDKPLAFLKSRMLFKASRLIAEKSGYKIISKYVIARSSKALIEEAKKHNADLYIAHNLGALPAAVEAAKRRTKPCGFDAEDFHRHETSNNVADKDVILKSSIEDRYLPQVNYVTASSPQIAEAYQKIYPNLDPVIVLNVFPKTSNPITKPEQSGVIKLFWFSQTIGNNRGINDVVDALKTLPNEHFELHLLGDVPASSEQFVSLIKDSGINVQFHSTMEADKLTEFSQQFDVGLALEPAFTINNDIALSNKLFTYMQAGLAVIASDTKAQRAFMQANPDLGEVYPKGDYKSLAEILSRYYEDSGRLQLHKATSANLAADRYNWETESKKFLKVVETTISNFNDVSR, translated from the coding sequence ATGGCTAAGAAAGTATTGTTGATCACATCAGGGCAACCTTCTCTAAATCCCAGGTTGGTTAAAGAGGCTGACGCCCTTACCGATGCAGGATACCATGTTACCGTGCTTTATGCGTATTGGAATAACTGGGGTACAGAACTCGACACCAAACTGCTGACGCAAAAAAAATGGATGGCCATAAGGGTTGGCGGTGATCCTGTTGACAAACCATTAGCTTTTCTAAAAAGCCGTATGTTGTTTAAAGCGTCCAGGCTTATCGCTGAGAAAAGCGGTTATAAAATCATCTCCAAATATGTTATCGCCCGCAGTTCTAAAGCGCTTATTGAGGAAGCTAAAAAACACAATGCAGACCTTTATATAGCACATAACCTGGGTGCGTTGCCGGCAGCTGTTGAAGCTGCAAAGCGTCGTACCAAGCCCTGCGGCTTTGATGCCGAGGATTTTCACCGGCATGAAACAAGCAACAATGTTGCTGATAAAGATGTAATCTTAAAAAGCTCAATTGAGGACAGGTATTTACCACAGGTAAATTATGTTACGGCCAGCAGCCCGCAAATAGCAGAAGCTTATCAAAAAATATATCCAAACCTGGATCCGGTAATTGTATTGAATGTATTTCCAAAAACGAGTAATCCAATTACTAAACCTGAACAATCCGGTGTTATAAAGCTATTCTGGTTCTCACAGACGATTGGTAATAATCGCGGAATAAATGATGTTGTAGACGCACTAAAAACACTGCCCAACGAGCACTTCGAATTACATCTATTAGGAGATGTGCCGGCCAGCAGCGAACAATTTGTAAGCTTAATTAAAGATAGCGGCATCAACGTTCAGTTCCATTCAACAATGGAAGCCGATAAACTTACTGAATTTTCACAGCAGTTTGATGTAGGATTGGCGTTAGAGCCCGCGTTTACCATTAATAACGATATTGCATTAAGCAACAAGCTTTTCACTTATATGCAGGCAGGCCTCGCTGTGATTGCAAGTGACACAAAAGCGCAGCGTGCCTTCATGCAAGCTAATCCTGATCTGGGCGAGGTTTACCCCAAGGGAGATTATAAATCTCTTGCGGAGATACTAAGCCGCTATTATGAAGATAGCGGCCGTCTTCAACTTCATAAAGCTACCTCTGCCAACCTTGCTGCCGACCGCTACAACTGGGAAACAGAAAGTAAAAAGTTTTTGAAGGTAGTGGAAACAACTATAAGCAACTTCAATGACGTTAGCAGGTAA
- a CDS encoding acyltransferase family protein, translating into MTLAGKRSTNWFYGVDSIRFVLAFIVMLSHFDNVWAESLKNSAILPVKLAGAFLANAFDGTSAVIAFFIISGFVIHYPCKGGIAHVGRFWIRRFVRIIIPLALICIAGSAFNHPEKTVTWSLYCELIYYAIYPALLSINLSWKNKFILSWLVAAVFILVAAKHDIFALVRQTGIGYHGYYWQFGNYFTWIVGLPCWLLGVLIAENIDQAKEIKFSRLQGYRTLVFFVSCLCSVAKFHAHLSYIISMNLFALLLYKWIEAEISYYKNHSPYSSLERMGKFSYSLYLCHPLVFLLLKRWLIIDNATYILFVVLTIVAAYLFYLVIEKPSHKLARHINGLLFSTD; encoded by the coding sequence ATGACGTTAGCAGGTAAACGCTCCACTAATTGGTTTTACGGAGTAGACAGCATCCGCTTTGTGCTGGCCTTTATTGTAATGCTATCGCATTTTGATAATGTATGGGCCGAAAGTCTTAAGAATTCTGCTATACTTCCTGTTAAACTGGCTGGCGCCTTTCTTGCAAACGCCTTTGATGGCACATCTGCGGTAATAGCTTTCTTTATTATTTCGGGCTTTGTTATACATTATCCTTGCAAAGGCGGGATAGCTCATGTAGGTCGCTTCTGGATTCGGCGTTTTGTTAGAATTATTATTCCCTTAGCATTGATTTGTATAGCAGGATCAGCTTTCAATCATCCGGAAAAGACAGTAACGTGGAGTTTGTATTGTGAGTTAATTTACTATGCAATCTACCCTGCCTTGCTGAGCATTAACTTAAGTTGGAAAAACAAGTTCATCCTTTCTTGGCTGGTTGCAGCAGTGTTCATCCTGGTAGCTGCTAAGCATGATATTTTCGCATTGGTAAGGCAAACAGGTATCGGTTATCATGGCTACTACTGGCAATTTGGAAACTATTTTACCTGGATAGTGGGCTTGCCTTGCTGGCTGCTGGGGGTGTTGATAGCCGAGAATATAGATCAGGCAAAAGAAATTAAATTCTCGCGACTGCAAGGTTATCGTACTCTTGTTTTCTTTGTTAGTTGCCTTTGCAGCGTGGCTAAGTTCCATGCGCATTTAAGTTATATCATCTCCATGAATCTGTTTGCACTATTACTGTACAAGTGGATAGAAGCAGAAATATCTTACTACAAAAATCACTCACCTTATTCTTCTCTTGAGCGGATGGGGAAATTCTCATACTCATTATACTTGTGTCACCCGCTGGTTTTCTTGTTACTAAAACGATGGTTGATAATAGATAATGCTACTTATATCCTCTTTGTGGTACTAACAATAGTTGCCGCATACCTTTTTTATCTGGTGATAGAAAAACCATCTCATAAACTGGCCCGGCACATCAACGGGCTGCTATTCTCAACTGATTGA
- a CDS encoding glycosyltransferase, which yields MKRVLIISPYFPPSNMPDMQRVRISLPFFKENGWEAEVLTTDQQLSDAPKDPLLTKSIPKDILVHTVKALNKKWTMRIGFGNIAYRSWWFYKQKGNDLLKQKQFDLIYFSTTQFSACTLGAYWRRRFGIPYVIDMQDPWHTDYYLNKPKHERPAKHWLSYRVNKWLESKAMKDVGGLISVSPQYIADLKARYPEIKDIPTAIITFGSSDQDMAIAKKHGDDFPKLLNPTYKNVVYIGRGGTDMHKAITPFFESIKQGLSQQPEAYNRLRLHFIGTSYAPQDTGTPTILPLAKEYELEGIITEVTNRISYYHALSTIKQADALFIPGSDDAKYTASKIYPYLLSKKPLLAIFHRQSPAISTLKEFDATDVHNFDNDAHLQEHIRRFLMSVLEGKAIPPVYNADALVRYSAKELTRKQCELFDSVIES from the coding sequence TTGAAACGCGTTCTTATTATCTCTCCTTACTTTCCTCCTTCCAACATGCCTGATATGCAGCGTGTGAGAATAAGCCTACCCTTTTTTAAAGAAAATGGTTGGGAGGCCGAAGTACTAACAACAGACCAACAGCTGAGTGACGCTCCAAAAGATCCATTACTAACAAAAAGTATTCCCAAAGACATACTCGTACATACGGTTAAGGCATTAAACAAGAAGTGGACAATGAGAATAGGCTTTGGTAATATAGCTTATCGTTCCTGGTGGTTTTACAAACAAAAGGGGAATGATCTGCTAAAACAGAAACAATTTGACCTGATATACTTTTCAACCACTCAGTTCTCGGCGTGCACTCTTGGTGCTTATTGGCGGCGGCGATTTGGTATACCGTACGTTATTGACATGCAGGATCCCTGGCATACGGATTATTACCTTAATAAACCGAAACATGAACGCCCCGCCAAACACTGGCTATCCTATCGGGTTAATAAATGGCTGGAGTCAAAAGCCATGAAGGATGTTGGAGGATTGATAAGCGTCTCTCCGCAGTACATCGCAGATCTAAAGGCAAGGTACCCTGAAATAAAAGATATTCCGACTGCGATTATTACGTTTGGTAGTTCCGATCAAGACATGGCGATTGCAAAAAAACACGGAGACGACTTCCCCAAGCTACTTAATCCTACCTATAAAAACGTTGTTTATATAGGGCGGGGTGGTACTGATATGCATAAAGCTATAACGCCTTTTTTTGAATCAATTAAGCAGGGGCTGTCTCAGCAGCCAGAAGCATATAACAGACTGAGGTTGCATTTTATAGGTACCAGCTACGCCCCACAGGATACTGGCACCCCTACAATACTCCCTCTTGCGAAAGAGTACGAGTTAGAAGGGATAATTACTGAAGTAACAAACAGGATAAGCTATTATCACGCGTTAAGCACAATTAAGCAGGCCGATGCGCTTTTTATTCCAGGCTCAGATGATGCTAAGTACACCGCATCTAAAATTTACCCGTACTTACTCAGCAAAAAGCCTCTGCTTGCTATTTTCCACAGGCAGAGCCCGGCTATAAGCACCTTAAAAGAGTTTGACGCGACAGATGTACATAACTTTGACAATGATGCACACTTACAGGAACACATAAGAAGATTTTTGATGTCTGTGTTAGAAGGCAAAGCCATCCCCCCGGTTTATAATGCTGACGCTTTGGTGAGATACTCCGCAAAAGAGCTTACACGGAAACAGTGCGAACTTTTCGACAGCGTAATAGAATCTTAA
- a CDS encoding glycosyltransferase family 4 protein, producing the protein MSINYPKKLAIITTHPIQYYAPVFRLLAQQLDLKVFYTWGEASLSKHDPGFGKKIKWDIDLLDGYKYEWVHNSACDKGSHHYKGIKNPSLITELEQWQPDAILVYGWAYHSHLRVIRHFSKKIKLLFRGDSTLLDDSNGVKSHLKAVFLRWVYNHIDIAIYPGQNTMAYFKKYGVEDHRLVFAPHAVENSRFAEDRSVDAAAIRASLYIDNERLMILFAGKFEKKKDPLLLLKAFQQLSQPNIHLLFVGNGPLEKELKQHANCWANIHFLNFQNQSAMPAVYQACDLFCLPSMGPAETWGLAVNEAMACSKAIIASDKTGCVPDLVVNGRNGFIFKAGDVTSLLEKLNLAVEQGKMGLTSMGKVSNEMIIPWNFEVQAEVIVKQVNG; encoded by the coding sequence ATGAGTATAAATTATCCGAAGAAACTCGCTATAATTACAACGCACCCCATACAGTATTATGCGCCTGTATTCCGGTTATTGGCGCAGCAACTGGACCTGAAAGTATTTTATACCTGGGGAGAAGCTTCGTTAAGTAAACATGATCCTGGGTTTGGTAAAAAAATCAAATGGGACATTGACCTTTTAGACGGATACAAATACGAATGGGTTCACAACTCAGCCTGTGACAAAGGTTCACACCACTATAAAGGCATAAAAAATCCTTCCCTTATAACAGAACTGGAACAATGGCAGCCTGATGCAATTTTGGTTTACGGTTGGGCTTATCACAGCCACTTACGTGTTATCAGGCATTTTTCAAAAAAGATCAAACTCCTGTTCCGTGGCGACTCTACCTTGCTTGATGATAGTAACGGTGTAAAAAGCCACCTTAAAGCTGTTTTTTTAAGATGGGTTTACAACCACATTGATATTGCTATTTATCCCGGCCAAAATACCATGGCTTACTTTAAGAAGTATGGTGTTGAAGATCATCGCCTTGTTTTTGCACCCCATGCTGTAGAAAACAGCAGGTTTGCAGAAGACAGGTCCGTTGACGCTGCTGCTATTAGGGCGTCATTATATATCGACAATGAAAGGCTCATGATATTATTCGCCGGAAAGTTTGAGAAGAAAAAAGACCCTTTGCTGCTGTTGAAAGCTTTTCAACAGCTTAGCCAACCTAATATACACCTGTTGTTTGTTGGGAACGGTCCATTAGAAAAGGAATTAAAACAACACGCTAACTGCTGGGCTAATATCCACTTTCTAAACTTTCAAAATCAGTCGGCAATGCCTGCAGTATACCAGGCTTGTGATCTATTCTGCCTGCCATCAATGGGACCGGCGGAGACCTGGGGATTAGCCGTTAATGAAGCCATGGCTTGTTCCAAAGCCATTATTGCTTCTGATAAAACTGGGTGCGTTCCCGACCTGGTTGTAAATGGTCGCAATGGCTTTATATTTAAAGCCGGCGATGTTACTTCATTACTCGAAAAGTTAAATTTGGCGGTTGAACAAGGCAAAATGGGATTAACGAGTATGGGAAAAGTGTCGAATGAAATGATAATACCCTGGAATTTTGAGGTACAGGCTGAAGTGATTGTAAAACAGGTAAATGGCTAA
- a CDS encoding exosortase Y-associated Wzy-like protein translates to MAKRTANPIERYIVLYIPWLLSLLFANDAIVSYFIAWLGSFFIFFICYSGYIKPIPTDRNIGEQLMRPIFLVQIVFVGYMACSSIFYFLNLLGVNDLSGQGIYFIVDKEKLALTAKCQQYYALGHAALASGMILFMNYDFKPQYRTDRNKLANVIFQIAVISLPISILSIRIPGLSQFYFQFSSLSFIAGTLALAFAIPLKKAATIFFSLLLYISNFYQALTSGFKEPIIISVLVLGIFLYPNYKKIVTLVFGPALLLLFIFLPTYNHVFRENAWGDNVDSDEAYKLALDATINGDEEEDNSTWGFLVFRLSEVDMFTTYLQSTPANVGYYGFTLVKQSAVAIVPRIIWPGKPITEDWVMERVYNAGVVKRGSTVSAKPAYIVDGYLSWGIPGVFFSLFIFGALAQSISVKAEQLFGGYILGTALIYSGLFQIFWRGLSFEFLVNSVFWSYVTMLMVHKILLKKRILEKI, encoded by the coding sequence ATGGCTAAGCGTACCGCAAATCCTATTGAGCGGTATATTGTACTATATATACCATGGCTGTTATCGTTGCTTTTTGCTAATGATGCCATAGTATCGTACTTTATTGCCTGGTTGGGTTCGTTCTTTATATTTTTTATATGCTACTCCGGATATATTAAGCCAATACCAACCGACAGGAACATTGGCGAGCAACTAATGCGACCGATTTTCCTCGTTCAAATTGTATTTGTGGGTTATATGGCGTGCAGCTCCATTTTTTACTTTCTGAACTTGCTTGGGGTAAACGATCTCTCTGGCCAGGGCATATACTTTATTGTCGATAAGGAAAAACTTGCGCTTACTGCTAAATGCCAGCAGTACTATGCACTGGGCCATGCGGCTTTGGCTTCGGGCATGATACTGTTCATGAACTACGACTTTAAGCCCCAATACAGGACGGACAGAAACAAACTCGCCAACGTTATCTTCCAGATAGCAGTCATCTCGCTTCCCATTTCCATACTGTCCATCCGTATTCCGGGGTTGAGCCAATTCTATTTTCAGTTTAGTTCACTGAGCTTTATAGCGGGCACATTAGCCCTTGCTTTTGCTATTCCATTAAAAAAAGCAGCGACTATATTTTTCAGTTTACTGCTATATATTTCCAACTTTTACCAGGCGCTTACCTCCGGTTTCAAAGAACCGATCATAATAAGTGTTTTAGTATTAGGTATATTTCTCTATCCCAATTACAAAAAAATAGTAACACTTGTGTTCGGGCCGGCACTATTGTTACTGTTTATCTTTTTGCCCACCTATAACCACGTTTTCCGTGAGAATGCGTGGGGAGATAATGTCGATTCTGACGAGGCTTATAAACTAGCACTAGACGCAACGATAAATGGCGATGAGGAAGAGGATAACTCAACCTGGGGTTTCCTGGTATTCAGGTTAAGCGAAGTGGATATGTTTACAACGTACCTGCAATCCACACCGGCAAATGTAGGATACTATGGCTTTACGCTTGTAAAGCAATCGGCAGTGGCAATAGTGCCCCGTATAATTTGGCCTGGCAAACCTATTACAGAGGATTGGGTAATGGAGCGCGTTTACAATGCCGGTGTTGTAAAACGAGGTTCTACCGTGTCTGCCAAGCCCGCCTATATTGTTGATGGCTACCTATCATGGGGTATCCCAGGGGTTTTCTTTTCGCTGTTTATTTTTGGTGCACTGGCACAGTCAATCTCTGTTAAAGCTGAACAGCTTTTTGGTGGATATATATTGGGGACGGCACTTATATACAGCGGCTTATTCCAAATATTTTGGCGTGGACTAAGCTTTGAATTTTTAGTAAATTCTGTTTTTTGGAGTTATGTTACCATGCTGATGGTGCATAAAATATTGTTGAAAAAACGCATCCTTGAGAAGATTTGA
- a CDS encoding XrtY-associated glycosyltransferase XYAG1 codes for MKILHITPAYKPAYVYGGPTMSVAMLCEELTKTGVFVDVFTTTANGNTELDVTPNVLQNVDGVDVTYFKRITKDHTHFSPALLKHLNGHVRNYDVVHIHAWWNLVSVLSCFVAVKNGIPVVISPRGMLSSYSFDNGIKGIKSILHNSIGKRLLSKCHIHATSDYEAAVIKRLINTDRIHALPNFVKLSHSENNTSPMPTKELKLLFFSRIDEKKGLDILLESLKILTLPFQLTIAGDGNPVYIEKLKQLSTVIQDKISWVGFIKEDKFNLIAKHDLLVLPSHDENFANVVVESLSVGTAVLLSENVGLADYVLDNNFGWVCKTTPSSITENIANVAANKVLLEDIRTTAPTRIKQDFTGEPLTKQYIDLYQHVIDQ; via the coding sequence TTGAAGATACTGCACATAACACCTGCTTATAAGCCTGCCTACGTGTATGGTGGGCCTACTATGTCAGTAGCAATGTTGTGCGAAGAGCTTACAAAAACAGGTGTTTTTGTAGACGTTTTTACTACTACCGCCAACGGCAACACCGAACTTGATGTTACTCCAAACGTGCTGCAAAATGTAGACGGGGTTGATGTGACCTACTTTAAACGTATTACTAAAGACCACACCCATTTTTCGCCTGCTTTACTAAAGCACTTGAATGGACACGTCAGGAACTATGACGTGGTTCATATTCATGCCTGGTGGAACCTTGTTTCCGTTCTTTCCTGCTTTGTTGCTGTAAAGAACGGCATTCCTGTTGTAATCTCGCCCAGAGGTATGTTGAGCTCCTACTCATTTGATAACGGTATTAAAGGTATTAAGTCAATTTTACATAATAGCATAGGTAAAAGGTTGCTCAGTAAGTGCCACATTCATGCGACATCTGATTATGAAGCGGCGGTCATTAAAAGGTTAATCAATACAGATCGCATACACGCCTTACCAAACTTTGTTAAGCTATCTCATTCTGAAAACAACACTAGTCCAATGCCAACTAAAGAACTAAAGCTTCTCTTCTTTTCCCGTATTGACGAGAAGAAAGGGTTGGACATTTTATTGGAGTCGTTAAAAATTTTGACGCTACCTTTTCAATTAACCATTGCCGGTGATGGCAATCCGGTTTACATTGAAAAACTTAAACAGCTAAGTACAGTCATTCAGGACAAAATCAGTTGGGTTGGGTTTATAAAGGAAGACAAGTTCAATCTGATTGCAAAACATGATCTCCTGGTATTGCCGTCGCACGACGAGAACTTTGCCAATGTTGTAGTAGAAAGTTTAAGTGTAGGTACCGCTGTTTTGTTGAGCGAAAATGTGGGGCTTGCCGATTACGTCCTCGACAATAACTTTGGATGGGTTTGCAAAACTACTCCATCATCAATTACTGAAAATATAGCCAATGTAGCGGCTAATAAAGTTTTATTAGAAGACATCAGAACAACAGCACCCACCAGGATAAAACAAGACTTTACAGGGGAACCATTAACAAAACAATATATCGATCTTTACCAGCATGTTATTGATCAATGA
- a CDS encoding class I SAM-dependent methyltransferase: protein MSDYKDYGFQENTITHNLRYMLKPLLGMLDKGKNRCILDLGCGNGYLVNHLVLLGYNAYGTDASQEGIAIAKQSNPDRFFVQDLSSNELPEELRKIHFDTVISTEVIEHLYDPDAFINFCRQQLSPGGELIISTPYHGYLKNLLLSVTDSWDKHQNPRWLGGHIKMWSVRTLTGLLVDKGFTVTNFAGCGRIPYVWKSMIIKARLS, encoded by the coding sequence ATGAGCGACTATAAAGATTACGGCTTTCAGGAAAATACCATTACGCATAACCTCAGGTACATGCTTAAACCACTGCTCGGTATGCTTGACAAAGGTAAGAACCGGTGCATACTGGATCTGGGCTGCGGCAACGGCTACCTTGTAAATCATCTGGTATTATTAGGGTACAACGCCTACGGAACAGATGCCTCACAAGAAGGCATTGCTATTGCCAAACAGTCTAATCCGGACCGCTTTTTTGTGCAAGACCTATCCAGCAACGAGTTGCCTGAAGAATTACGGAAGATCCACTTTGACACAGTGATATCTACAGAAGTAATAGAGCACTTGTATGACCCGGATGCATTTATAAATTTTTGCAGGCAACAACTTAGCCCGGGAGGTGAGCTCATTATTTCAACGCCATATCATGGTTATTTAAAAAATCTTCTCTTGAGCGTCACTGACAGTTGGGACAAACATCAAAATCCGCGTTGGCTGGGCGGGCACATAAAAATGTGGTCGGTAAGAACATTAACCGGTTTGCTTGTTGATAAGGGTTTCACCGTAACCAACTTTGCTGGCTGTGGTCGGATACCTTATGTTTGGAAAAGCATGATCATTAAAGCCCGTCTAAGTTGA